One window of the Ischnura elegans unplaced genomic scaffold, ioIscEleg1.1, whole genome shotgun sequence genome contains the following:
- the LOC124173381 gene encoding serine/arginine repetitive matrix protein 1-like: MPYFARAPRRPRRSGRRRRAARARPGLSPRASRSDADVGAAGAVRNDKVRDEVEYKDSKENADDKFDSGERAPKWYDISKVGNAKISSLHTSRPRPWQTLPQQPQQRPRRPSRPAPQPSSPCPPPPQHPRRPARAPPPRRPAQSPRIHRPPRWSTTPSRASRNAAAPPSRPSRSTSPPPTRSTPRRSPPSSRSTSSPPSPPAHSYRPRARERRGPSADHQPRYCEQDISLNTSLKIYTPNPTKSRSLCSRCPFPMASTVGHSTDGDVCQLEKPPRRKFSEHVTFLNDDFIP; encoded by the coding sequence ATGCCGTATTTCGCtcgggcgccgcggcgcccgcGACGTTCCGGTCGCCGACGGCGGGCCGCCCGCGCGCGGCCGGGACTGTCGCCTCGCGCGTCGAGATCGGACGCCGACGTCGGAGCCGCCGGCGCCGTCCGAAACGATAAAGTGCGAGACGAAGTCGAGTACAAAGATTCGAAGGAGAACGCCGACGACAAGTTCGACAGCGGCGAAcgcgctccgaaatggtacgatatctcGAAGGTGGGAAACGCGAAAATTTCATCGCTTCATACCTCTCGTCCGAGACCATGGCAGACGCTACCGCAGCAGCCGCAGCAGCGCCCCCGGCGGCCCAGCCGTCCGGCACCGCAGCCGTCAAGCCCCTGCCCGCCGCCTCCGCAGCATCCAAGAAGGCCAGCAAGGGCGCCGCCTCCAAGAAGGCCCGCGCAAAGCCCTCGCATCCACCGACCTCCGAGATGGTCAACAACGCCGTCAAGAGCCTCAAGGAACGCGGCGGCTCCTCCCTCCAGGCCATCAAGAAGTACATCGCCGCCTCCTACAAGGTCGACGCCGAGAAGATCTCCCCCTTCATCAAGAAGTACCTCAAGTCCGCCGTCACCTCCGGCACACTCGTACAGACCAAGGGCAAGGGAGCGTCGGGGTCCTTCAGCTGACCACCAGCCACGTTACTGCGAACAGGATATTTCATTGAACACTTCACTTAAGATTTATACCCCCAACCCGACCAAAAGCCGTTCGTTGTGTTCACGGTGTCCCTTTCCGATGGCATCCACGGTTGGGCACTCCACCGATGGCGACGTCTGCCAACTCGAGAAACCGCCTCGGCGAAAATTCAGCGAACACGTTACATTTTTGAACGATGACTTCATTCCTTAG